The genomic DNA GCCAAACGCATTACGCTTGGCAGATTGTCCGAACCCGAAGATGTGGCCGCCTGTGTCTCTTATCTCGCCGGGCCAGATTCCGACTACATGACCGGTCAGTCCCTGTTGATTGACGGTGGTATGGTGTTCAACTAAATACTAATAAGCTCTGACATGAGTTTTCCCCTGCCCCCGTGCAGGGGCTTTTTTTTGTCTCCTCAGCCATTGTGGATTACACTGCGCGCTGCAAAACTTTAGTCTTAGAGATCTGACAGGCGGTAACAGCGATGAACGGTACAATCACAACGTGGTTTAAAGATAAAGGCTTTGGATTTATCAAAGATGAAAACGGTGACAACCGCTATTTTCATGTGATTAAGGTCGCCAACCCTGATCTGATTAAGAAAGACGCAGCGGTGACCTTCGAGCCCACAACCAACAACAAAGGCCTTTCCGCCTATGCGGTGAAGGTGATCCCGGAAAGCAAACACCTCTATATCGCAGGCGAGCGCGTGAAGCTCACTTCGATCAAATCGTTTGTGGTGTTCAGCGAAGAAGAGCCAGCAGATACCGGTATCGATAAAGAGAACGCGGTACTGTCCGTGGGGCTGCTGATGAACAACATCAAACCCAAGTCTGACAAAAAACCGGGTGAAATGCGCACGGTGAAGAAGCTGGCTATCACCACCTTCCAGAATACGACGATGATCTTCACGGAAGATGAGATCGACATCGACGCTACGGTGAAGCTGCTGAAATAATGCTTTGCCGGGTAGGGCGACGTCTTACCCGGCGTACCGCTGTCATCCTGGCGTGCAAACGCCACTCCCTCCCGTTTTCCCCAGCAGGCAATACGCCGCGTCTCTTTTCGTCCGCTTTTTAACCTGCTATAACAAAACCCTTATCCTTCCGGGAGTCAACGCCGTGCCCGAGCTTAATCAACATGGTCAAACTGTTAACGATATCGTCCCCGACTGGAAATGCGCCCGTGCGTTAACCCGCACTCCGCTCGTCGGTCAGTATTGTCGTCTGGAGCCGCTGGATGCCGAACGCCACGCCGCGGATTTGTATGAGGCCTATGCGCTGGGGGACGACAGCGACTGGACGTGGCTTGTCAGCACCCAGCCCGTGAGTGTTGAAGACACCGCAGAATGGGTCCTTGGCAAAGTACTGGATGATGAACTGGTGCCGTACGCCGTCATCGATTTACGTACCGGGCAAGCGGTGGGGCTGGTGAGCTATATGGCAATAGAGCGCATGCAAGGGTCGGTGGAGATCGGCCACGTCACCTGGTCACGCAAGATGAAAGGCTCCCGCCTTGGCACGGAAACCGTATGGCTGCTGCTCAGGAATGCATTCGAGCATGGCTATCGTCGGCTGGAGTGGAAGTGCGATTCAATGAACACTGCCTCGCGTAATGCGGCGGAAAGGCTGGGGTTTGTCTGGGAAGGCCGGCTGCGTCAGAAGCTGGTGCGCAAAGGGCGCAACCGCGACAGCGACATGCTGTCAATCATTGATGGCGAATGGCCACAGCGGGATGCCGAACTCCGCGCCTGGCTGGCTGAAGCGAATTTTGACGGGGAAGGACGGCAGCGTAAAAAGCTGGAGGCGTTTCGTCTGTAAAATATGCCCCTCACCCGTTGGGAGAGGGGCTGCTTAGCAAACTGCGTTACAGGCGAACCGGTGCACCGTTGGCGACATAATATGCCGCGGTGCTCTTCGCCAGCGGCTCGCGCCCGCGAATGGCATCGGCAATCTTCTCGCCAATCATGATGGTGGTGGCGTTCAGGTTGCCGGTGATGATCTGCGGCATAATGGACGCATCCACCACGCGTAATCCTTCCAGCCCATGAACGCGACCCTCGCCGTCGACCACGGCCATTTCGTCATACCCCATCTTACAGGTGCCGCACGGGTGGAAGGCGGTTTCAGCGTGGTTACGCACAAACTCGTCCAGCTGTTCGTCGGTCTGGCACTCAATGCCCGGGCTGATTTCCCGTCCACGGTATTTATCCAGCGCCGGCTGGTGCATGATCTCACGGGTGATGCGGATCGCATCGCGAAACTCCTGCCAGTCCTGTTCGTGGGACATATAGTTGAACAGGATCGCCGGATGCTGATGCGGATCGCGTGATTTAATCCGTACATGCCCGCGGCTTGGTGAGCGCATGGAGCCAACGTGGCACTGGAAGCCGTGCTCTTTGACCGCGTTCGACCCGTTGTAGTTAATGGCGACCGGCAGGAAGTGGTATTGAATATTCGGCCATTCAAACTCCTCGCGGCTGCGGATAAACCCGCCCGCTTCAAAGTGGTTGCTCGCTCCCACGCCGGTGCCGCCAAACAGCCACTCCGCGCCAATCTTCGGCTGGTTCCACCACTGCAGGGCAGGGTAGAGAGAGACCGGCTCTTTGCACTCGTACTGCAGGTACATCTCTAAGTGATCCTGCAGGTTTTCACCCACACCCGGGAGGTCATGTACCAGCGGGATGTCAAACTGCTTCAGCAGTTCCGCGTTACCCACGCCGGAGCGCTGCAGGATCTGCGGAGAGGCAATCGCCCCGGCGCACAGCAGCACCTCTTTGCTGGCCGTCGCTTTTGACGGAATCGTGCTCTCGCCTTCCAGCCACTCGACACCTGTCGCGCGTTTGCCGTCAAAAATAATGTGATCGATCATGGCATGGGTGCGAATGGTCAGGTTCGGGCGTGATTTCGCCTGATCCAGATAGCCGCGTGCGGTACTGGCGCGACGGCCCTGCGGCGTCACGGTTCTGTCCATCGGGCCGAAGCCTTCCTGCTGATAGCCGTTAAGGTCGTCAGTACGCGGGTAGCCCGCCTGCACACCGGCTTCTACCATCGCTTCAAACAGCGGGTTTACGCCGGGTTTAGAGGTGGTCACGCTCACCGGGCCGTCGCCGCCGTGGTAGTCGTTTGGCCCCACGTCACGGGTCTCTGCCTTACGGTAGTAGGGCAGGCAGTTGAGATAGCTCCAGTGTTCCAGACCCGGCTCAGTTGCCCAGTTGTCCAGATCCATCGCGTTACCGCGGATGTAGCACATACCGTTGATCAGGGATGAGCCGCCCAGCCCTTTGCCGCGACCGCACTCCATACGGCGGTTGTTCATGTGCGGCTCGGGCTCGGTTTCATACGCCCAGTTGTAACGCTTGCCCTGCAAGGGAAACGCCAGCGCGGCAGGCATCTGGGTGCGGAAGTCAAAACGGTAATCCGGGCCGCCCGCTTCAAGCAGCAGAACGGTGGTATTGGGATCTTCCGTCAGTCGTGTTGCCAGTACGTTGCCGGCAGATCCGGCACCAATAATGATGTAGTCAAATTGCAAAAAAAACCTCCCGGTTAAAATATGGACTGGAATTTACCCATCTCAACCTGGATGGACTTCACCTGGGTATAACTCTGGAGCGTCATTACGCCGTTCTCGCGGCCAATGCCGGAGTGTTTGTAGCCACCAACCGGCATCTCTGCCGCGGATTCACCCCAGGTGTTGATCCAGCAGATACCCGCTTCAAGCTGGTGGATCGCGCTGTGCGCGCGGTTCAGGTCGGCAGTCACGATGCCCGCCGCCAGACCGTAATCGGTGTCGTTGGCGCGACGAATCACCTCTTCGTCGGTTTCGTACGTGAGGATGGACATCACCGGCCCGAAGATCTCTTCGCGCACGATGGTCATCTCATCGGTGCAGTCGGTGAACACGGTGGGAGCCACCCACGCGCCGTTGTCAAAGCCTTCGCCTTTCAGCACGTCGCCACCACACAGTACACGCGCGCCTTCTTCTTTGCCTTTGGCGATATAGCGCAGCACGTTTTCGCGGTGCGGGAAGCTCACCAGTGGACCAAAGTTGGTGCGTTCATCGAACAGATCGCCCGCGCGAATACGTGCCACGCGCTCAACAATTTTCTGCTCAAACGCGGCTTTGAATTTCGCCGGCACGAACACGCGGGTGCCGTTGGTGCATACCTGGCCGGAACTGAAGAAGTTGGCCATCATGGCGATGTCCGCCGCGAGATCCAGGTCGGCATCGTCGAAAATAACCAGCGGGGATTTTCCGCCCAGCTCCATCGTCACCTCTTTCAGGGACGAGGCCGCCGAATTGGCCATCACTTTTTTGCCGCTGGCAACGCCGCCGGTGAAGGAGACTTTGGCGATGCCCGGGTGCTCGGTCAGGAACTGACCGGTTTCTGCGCCCACGCCCGGCAGAACGTTAAACACGCCGTCCGGCAGACCCGCTTCGGTGTAGATCTCGGCAAGCTTCAGGGCGGTGAGGGGTGTCACTTCGCTCGGTTTGAAGATCATCGCGTTACCTGCGGCCAGCGCTGGCGCGGATTTCCACAGGGCGATCTGGATCGGGTAGTTCCACGCGCCAATGCCCGCGACCACGCCCAGCGGTTCACGACGGGTATAGACAAATGAGGTATCGCGCAAGGGGATCTGGCTGCCTTCCAGCGCCGGGATCAGCCCTGCGTAGTACTCCAGCACGTCCGCGCCGGTGACGATATCAACGGTGCTGGTTTCTGAGTACGCTTTGCCGGTGTCGAGGGTTTCCAGCTTCGCCAGCTCGTCGTTACGCTCACGAAGAATGTCTACCGCACGGCGCAGAATGCGCGAGCGCTCCATGGCGGTCATTGCCCCCCAGATTTTTTGCCCGCGCTGCGCGCTTTCTACGGCGCGCTCGACATCCTCGCGTCCGGCGGCCTGAACGGTCGCCAGGACTTCACCGTTGGCCGGGTTGATGGTCTCGAAGGTGCGACCGCTGGTGGCCGATGTATAACCACCATTGATATAAAGCTGCTGTTCTGCCATTCGGGACATAAATTCTCCTCGGTTAATCGGTCGGTAAATGCTGGCTAATAAAGTGGCTGGTGAGCGACTGGGCCAGGGTTTTATCCAGCGGTTTGCCACTCAACGCGGCGCGCAGCCACAGCCCGTCAATCAGCGCCGCGAGCCCGTAACCCGCCTCCTGCGCCTGTTCGCGCGGCAGCTCGCGGCGGAACTCATACACCAGGTTCGACAGCAGACGGCGGCTGCTCACCTGCTGCAGACGGTAGAGCATTGGCTGATGCATGCTGCTCGCCCAGAAGGCCAGCCAGGCTTTCATTGCCGCGCCGCTGATCTGGGTTTCATCAAAATTGCCGCCGACAATCGCCTGCAGACGCTGCTCTGCACTGCCGTGCGGTAAGGCATGCAAACGGTTCAATACCGCGTCGCGCAGCTGGCCAGTGATGTCGCGCATGGTCGCTTCCAGCAGGCCATTTTTGTCCTTGAAATAGTGACTGATGATCCCCGTGGAAACGCCCGCCCGACGGGCGATCTGCGCGATGGTCGCGTCATGCATTCCCACTTCATTTATTGCTTCCAGCGTGGCGTCGATCAGTTGCCTGCGCCGGATTGGCTGCATCCCCACTTTGGGCATTTTTGCCACTCCATTCATCAGCGTTGGTTAACCATTAAAGCGGTTTTTGATTGGACGTTCAATATAAAATGTGTCTTAATTGTTGCGGTTTTGGATTTCAATAGTTACAAAAACAGTGGGGATACTGGATGACAGATCTTTCGCAAGACAGAGAAAAGGACAAAATCAATCCGGTTGTTTTTTATACATCCGCAGGACTGATTTTGTTGTTTTCCCTGATGACGATCTTCTTTAGCGATTTTTCTGCCGAGTGGATTGGGCGCACCCTGAACTGGGTGTCGAAGACCTTCGGCTGGTACTACTTGCTGGCGGCGACGCTCTATATCGTCTTCGTCGTCTGCATCGCCTGCTCGCGCTTTGGCTCGGTAAAGCTCGGGCCGGAACAGTCAAAACCCGAGTTCAGCCTGCTGAGCTGGGCCGCGATGCTGTTTGCCGCGGGCATTGGTATTGACCTGATGTTCTTCTCCGTGGCGGAACCGGTCACGCAATATATGCAGCCACCGGAAGGGGCGGGGCAGACGATGGAGGCCGCGCGACAGGCGATGGTCTGGACATTGTTCCACTACGGCTTAACCGGCTGGTCGATGTATGCCCTGATGGGTATGGCGCTCGGATACTTTAGCTATCGTTATAATTTACCCCTCACGATCCGCTCCGCGCTCTATCCGATTTTCGGTAAAAAAATTAACGGACCGATTGGACACACCGTGGATATTGCGGCGGTGATTGGCACCATCTTTGGGATCGCCACCACGCTCGGTATCGGCGTGGTGCAGCTCAACTACGGTCTGAGCGTGCTGTTTGATATCCCGGATTCCATGGCGGCCAAAGCGGCGCTGATCGCGCTGTCGGTGATTATCGCCACCATTTCGGTTACCTCCGGCGTGGACAAGGGCATTCGCGTGCTTTCTGAGCTGAACGTCGCGCTGGCGCTGGGGTTGATTCTGTTCGTGCTGTTTATGGGCGATACGTCATTCCTGCTCAATGCGTTAGTGCTGAACGTGGGTGATTACGTGAACCGCTTTATGGGTATGACGTTGAACAGCTTCGCCTTTGACCGCCCGGTCGAGTGGATGAACAACTGGACGCTGTTCTTCTGGGCGTGGTGGGTCGCGTGGTCGCCGTTTGTTGGCCTGTTCCTGGCGCGTATTTCGCGTGGACGCACCATTCGTCAGTTTGTGATGGGCACGCTGATTATCCCGTTCACCTTTACGCTGCTGTGGCTGTCGGTGTTCGGCAACAGCGCGCTGCACGAGATCATTCACGGCAATGCGACGTTTGCGCAGGAAGCGATGGTGCATCCGGAGCGGGGGTTCTACAGCCTGCTGGCGCAGTATCCGGCGTTTACCTTTAGCGCCTCTGTTGCAACCATTACCGGCCTGCTGTTTTACGTCACCTCGGCGGATTCCGGCGCGCTGGTGCTGGGGAACTTTACCTCGAAGCTCAAGGACATTAACAGCGATGCCCCTAACTGGCTGCGCATCTTCTGGTCTGTCGCCATTGGCCTGCTGACCCTGGGCATGCTGATGACCAACGGTATTTCTGCCCTGCAGAACACCACGGTGATCATGGGGCTGCCGTTCAGTTTCGTGATCTTCTTCGTGATGGCCGGGCTGTATAAATCTCTCAAGGTGGAAGATTACCGCCGCGTCAGCGCCAGCCGTGACACCGCGCCACGCCCGATGGGTGCGCAGGACAGACTGAGCTGGAAAAAGCGGTTGTCACGCCTGATGAACTATCCGGGCACGCGCTACACCAAACAGATGATGGAAACGGTCTGCTTCCCGGCGATGGAAGAGGTGGCGCAGGAGCTGAAGCTGCGTGGTGCGTATGTTGAACTGAAAAACTTGCCGCCGGACGACGGTGAGACTCTGGGACACCTGGACCTGCTGGTGCATATGGGCGACGAACAAAACTTTGTCTACCAGATTTGGCCACAGCAGTATTCGGTGCCCGGGTTTACCTATCGCGCACGCAGTGGGAAATCAACGTATTACCGCCTTGAGACGTTCCTGCTGGAAGGGAGCCAGGGGAATGACCTGATGGATTACAGTAAGGAACAGGTGATTACGGACATACTGGATCAGTATGAGCGGCACCTGAACTTTATTCACCTCCATCGCGAGGCGCCGGGGAATAGCGTGATGTTCCCGGATGTTTGAGCACTGAACTGAAGTAAAACCGCGGGGCCAGTTCTGGCCCCGTTCTACGACTGCTTATCCTTTACGACTCAGTAGCACTGCTATTTGCCCATTCTTTTTTTATATTTATCTGCCTTATCTGTTTTTATCAGTCATTCCTCAGGCACAAATGCATTAATTCAAAAAGCGATTTACGATCATACTGCTGGTTTTTATAAGGAGATAAAAATGACGATCCCAGCTTACGTGTGGCTTAAAGGCGATGGCGGTGTTGATATTAACGGTTCTCCTGCGGAGCAATAACGGTGACCCGATGAGGACTTTCACCGGTTTTTTCCTTTTTTGCGTACAAATAGTATTTTGGTTTTTTGTTTGCGGCCTGGTATGGGCAGCCTTTTTTCCTCTGGACAACGTTCAACGTCTGGCAAACGTGTTTAGTATTTACGGCATAGAGGGTGTGCATGATTTTGCTTCGATTCTTGTTCTGTCCGTCTCGTCCATCGGTGCCACTGGGATAACAGTCATTTGCATGAGGCTTTTGTTCAGTAAGACGTAACACCCTGCCTTATCTGCGCTGTACCCGCGGCAAGGATTGAAAAGACTGCAGTCTGGCGTATTGTTCAACGCCGTGATGATGACTTGTGCGAAGCGGCGGGAAAAGGCGGAAGCAGTGTGATCTGCGTGTTGCCGTCACGCAGCCAAAACAGCGTGAAGGCATCATCTTGCGAAAACCCCGCCAGCGGGCGGGTCAGCGCCAGCGTCAGGGTATTCTCGTCGAGCGCCGTGACGCGGGCACAATCAAAGCCCATCATCGCGTTAACCTGTGAAAACAGCGCCTTAAAGAGGCTCTCTTTGGCGCTAAACGTCAGCGTCAGCGCCTGCGCAAATGGCAGGCCGGTGTGGCGCAGCAGCGTGTCCTCTGCGGGGCCAATAATCCCGTCTTTGATCTCCACCGCTTCGTCATCAGCGAGGATAATTTCCCCGTCGATACCCGTTAGCCCGTGCGGCGTTACAACGGCCAGCGCACGACTGGCCGTATGGCTGATGCTGCCCGTCATGCCGTCAGGCCACAGCGGCTCGCCGTTGCTGCCGATAGCCGGTATGGCCGTAAAGCCATATTCCCGCAGGGCGTGGGCGGCGGCGAGGCGTCCGGCCAGGTGTTCAGCTTTACGTTTGGGGGCTGCGTGAGCAAGCGCGTTGTGGTGAGGAAGCCAGAGGAGGTCGGCGTCGGTAAAGGTGGTGGGATCGAAGGTAATTTGATGGACCGTGGTTCCGGCAAGACGAAATGTGGAGTGGGTGGTGCGCATGTTTTCTCGTCCTGACGTTGAGGAATAGTGCGGCCTGATGCCTTCACCCCGATCCTCTCCTGCCGGGAGAGGGAGACATTCAGCCCCTCTCCCGGCAGGAGAGGGGAGACACAGCCTGCCTTAGAAGTGCGTGTTCACGCTCATAAACCAGGTTCGGCCCGGCTCATTATAGGTGTATGCACCCGCGCCGTACATATAGGCACCGGTTGTGGCGTTGCCGGTGGTCTGGGCATTACCCGCGCGCCACTGGCGTTTATCAAAGACGTTATCCACGCCGCCGGTCAGGCTGACGTTTTTGGTCACGTCCCAGGTCGCACTCAGGCCAACGATGCTGTACGGGCTGACTTCGTCTTTCTCAGACCCGGTCACCGGCTGGCCTTTGTAGTTGTACTTCTTCGGCTGCTGCTTGCCGTACCAGGTGAAGGTTGACTGCAGCGACACATCCTGATGTACCTGCCAGCTCAGGGTTGAGTTCAGCGTGTACTCCGGGATGATCGACAAACGGTCGCCGGTCTCCTTGTTCTTGCTTTGCAGCATATAGGTGATGTTGTTGGTCCAGTTGATCGTGTCGCTGACCGGCACGTTCAGGGAGCCTTCCAGACCTTCAACCACCGCTTTAGGCACGTTTTCCCACTGGTAAATATCGGTGGTCACTTTACTGGTGGAGGTCTGGCCGACTGGCGCATACCCCGCTTCAATCTTGTTGCGGTAGTCGTTACGGAACCAGGTCACGCCCGCCAGCCAGCCGTCGTGTTTCCACTCCAGACCAATCTCTTTGTTGATGCTGGTTTCGGCTTTCAGGTCGTCATTACCCATCATGTAGCAACCCACGCCGTCGGAGCTGGCGTAGCAGCCCTGGCCTTTGCTGTACAACAGATAGTTCGGGTTGGTCTGGTACAGGCTCGGCGCTTTATAGGCGCGGGCGATACCCATCTTCAGCGTAAAGTCGTCACCCAGGCCTTGCGACAGGTTCAGGGACGGGCTCCAGTTGTTACCGACGATCGTATGGTGATCGAAGCGCAGCGCCGGGGTCAGCATGGTGCTGTCCGTCAGCTCCATGTTGTTTTCGGCGAACAGGGAGAAGATCTCCGCCGAGGTATACGGGCTACGATCGTTGCTGAGCCCCGGAATGGTCCCGCCCTGCTGGGTTTGCGAGAAGGAGGTCGAGTCCTTCATGCGCTGCTGGTTCCACTCGGTGCCCAGCGTCAGGTTCTGGTTGACGAGGAAATCAATCGGCAGGTTGATTTCGCTGTGCAGCATCACATCAGCCAGGTCGGTGTCGGTGAATTTATTGCTGTTGAACAATCCTTCCGTACCGCCCGCCAGGCCTTCGCCGAGACGCGAATTGCGGGTGTGTTCGTACTGCGCCCAGTTGCTGGTGGTAATCCCATTATCCCAGCCGCCGTTCCAGGTCACCGCAAAGTTCTGGCGATAGATACGGTTAGTCTCTTTACCGTAGTTTTTCTTCACCAGACCGCTGGAGCTGTTGTCGTTGTTGGTGTTCTGGGTATCACCCGCGTAGAGGTTGTTCTGGCGGCTGTAGCCCGCTTCAAACTCCAGGGACTGCATGGGCGCGAAGTCCCAGCGGACCACGCCGTTAATGTCTTTGTTCTCGACCCCTTCACGGCCTGCTGGCAGGGTGTCGGCATAGGTACCGGTACGATCGGACTGGTGACCCTGGTTGATGTCCCACGCATCGGCCTGGGTTTTGTCCAGGTTACCAAACATGCGGAAGCTGAAGTCGCCGCCCAGCGGGCCGCTCAGGCTGAAGTTGGTGCGCTTAGTGGAACCCTCATCCTTATGTTCTGGAGCATTCAGATAGGTGTTCCAGGAGCCATGCCACTGGTTGTCGAATTTTTTGGTGATGATGTTCACCACGCCGCCTGCCGCACCGTTACCGTAGCGAGCTGCGGCCGGGCCACGAATGACCTCAATGCGTTCAATCATCTCTGGTGGTACCCAGCCGGTGTCACCGCGGGTATCTCGCTCGCCGCGCCAGCCCAGACGGATGGAGTTGCGGCTGGTGACCGGCTTGCCGTCAATCAGGATCAGGGTGTTTTCCGGACCCATACCACGAATATCAATCTGACGGTTATTGCCGCGCTGTCCGCTGGTGGAGTTCCCGGTCAGGTTAACGCCAGGCATGGTGCGAATGATTTCGGCCACGTCACGTGCGGGCGGGTTTTTACGGATTTCATCGGCGGTGATGGTCGATACCCCTGGTGCCTGCAGGTTCTGCTCTGCGGCGGTGATCACCATGGTGTCTTCGTGCTGCGCGTTGGCGGTGTTGTCGTCTGCCAGCGCTGGCATCGCAACGCCGTAAATCCCTAAGTTGACCAGCAAGGCCAGGGAGTGAATCTTCTTATTCATTGTACGTCCTGCTTTTCGCGCCGCATCCCCGGGCTCCATTCCCGAAAGGGAGAGGAGGCGGCATGGTGTCACCCGCAGTTTGCGTAAGCAGCCCCGTCCTCGAGCGCACACAACGCGTGGCATGGTTGTTTTATGAGCGCGCTTCCCACAGCGCGGCCACTACGCTATTGCAAATGCAAATAGTTATCAATAATATTATCAATAAAATTTGTCCTGAAACAAAAAAGACTGATAAACATGAGGTTATACGGGTGACGGGGTTAAAAACGGGAAGTGAAGCCTGGTGGCAGTCGAAAAACGGACCCGAATGGACCCGCGAGAAGGGGCACTATCGCGTCACTTTCTGGTGGCGTGATCCGGCAGGAACGCAAAAAACCTCGCCGCTAAAACGCGTCTGGCTCTACATCACCGGCGTGACCGATCACCATCAAAATGCCCGTCCGCAATCCCTTGAGCGCATTCCTGATACTGACGTCTGGCAGTGGCAGGGCGCGTTCACCCCGCAATGGCGCGGCAGCTACTGTTTTATCCCCTCAGTAAACGACGATGATTTTGCCGACGCGGTCTTCCACGGCGAGCAACCCGATCGTTTGGCGCTGCGTGAAGGCTGGCGAAAGTTGCTCCCCGCGGCGATGGCCGATCCGTTAAATCCGCAAAGCTGGCGCGGCGGACGCGGGCATCCCGTCTCGGCGCTCGAAATGCCCGAGGCCCCGGTTCAGCCCGGCTGGAACACGCCCGCAACGCCCGGCAACGCGCCCGTCTGCTTTGAATGGGAAAGCGTGCGTCTGAATAACCGCCGCCGGGTGTGGGTTTTCACCACCGGTGAAGACAGCCCGGAGCGGCCGCTTGCCGTACTGCTCGACGGCCAGTTCTGGGCCGAAAGCATGCCCGTGTGGTCTCCGCTAACCGCGCTGACAAACGCGGGCAAATTGCCGCCTGCCGTCTACGTCTTAATCGATGTGATCGACATGGCGCATCGCAATCACGAGTTACCCTGCAACCCGGATTTCTGGCAGGCGGTGCAGGAGGAACTTCTCCCGCGGGTGAACAGCCGCACTCCGTTCAGCGACCGCGCCGACCGAACGGTAGTCGCGGGTCAAAGCTTTGGCGGCCTCTCTTCACTTTATGCCGGGCTTAACTGGCCCGAGCGCTTTGGCTGCGTATTAAGCCAGTCCGGCTCCTACTGGTGGCCGCACCGTGGCGGTCAGCAGGACGGGTTGCTCATCGAACAACTTAAAGCGGGCGACCTCACCGCGCGCGGGCTGCGTATCGTTCTTGAGGCCGGACGCAATGAGCCGCTCATCTTCCGCGCGAATCAGGCGATCTACGCCGAACTGCACCCGCAGCAACCGGTTATCTGGCGTCAGGTTGACGGCGGACACGACGCGCTTTGCTGGCGCGGTGGGCTGACGCAGGGGCTGATGACCCTCTGGCAGCCGCTTATTCACTAACGGAGTCTGTATGGAATTCAGCAACCCTTTCGATAATCCGCAGGGTCAGTTTGCGATTTTGCGTAACGACCAGGGACAGTACAGTCTGTGGCCGCAGCAGTGCCAGCTGCCGGCGGGCTGGCGCGTGGTCTGTGAAGCGCAGTCTCAGGAAGCCTGTCAGCAGTGGCTCGCCGACCACTGGCAAACCCTGCAACCGTCTTATTTTGCGGGAGAGAAAGCATGAACCGTCTTCCCCTTGTCGCCGCCCAGCCGGGTATCTGGATGGCGGAGCAGCTTTCCTCCCTGCCAAACGCCTGGAGCGTGGCGCACTACACCGAGCTGAAGGGCAATATTGACGCACCGCTGCTGGCAAAAGCCATTGTTGAAGGAATGCGGCAGGCCGACACCCTGCGCATGCGTTTTGTGCAAGAGAATGGCGAGGTGTGGCAGTGGGTGGATGACGCTATGTCACTGCCTGAACCGTCCGTGGTTTGCG from Enterobacter ludwigii includes the following:
- the betA gene encoding choline dehydrogenase; translation: MQFDYIIIGAGSAGNVLATRLTEDPNTTVLLLEAGGPDYRFDFRTQMPAALAFPLQGKRYNWAYETEPEPHMNNRRMECGRGKGLGGSSLINGMCYIRGNAMDLDNWATEPGLEHWSYLNCLPYYRKAETRDVGPNDYHGGDGPVSVTTSKPGVNPLFEAMVEAGVQAGYPRTDDLNGYQQEGFGPMDRTVTPQGRRASTARGYLDQAKSRPNLTIRTHAMIDHIIFDGKRATGVEWLEGESTIPSKATASKEVLLCAGAIASPQILQRSGVGNAELLKQFDIPLVHDLPGVGENLQDHLEMYLQYECKEPVSLYPALQWWNQPKIGAEWLFGGTGVGASNHFEAGGFIRSREEFEWPNIQYHFLPVAINYNGSNAVKEHGFQCHVGSMRSPSRGHVRIKSRDPHQHPAILFNYMSHEQDWQEFRDAIRITREIMHQPALDKYRGREISPGIECQTDEQLDEFVRNHAETAFHPCGTCKMGYDEMAVVDGEGRVHGLEGLRVVDASIMPQIITGNLNATTIMIGEKIADAIRGREPLAKSTAAYYVANGAPVRL
- the betI gene encoding transcriptional regulator BetI, whose amino-acid sequence is MPKVGMQPIRRRQLIDATLEAINEVGMHDATIAQIARRAGVSTGIISHYFKDKNGLLEATMRDITGQLRDAVLNRLHALPHGSAEQRLQAIVGGNFDETQISGAAMKAWLAFWASSMHQPMLYRLQQVSSRRLLSNLVYEFRRELPREQAQEAGYGLAALIDGLWLRAALSGKPLDKTLAQSLTSHFISQHLPTD
- the betB gene encoding betaine-aldehyde dehydrogenase: MSRMAEQQLYINGGYTSATSGRTFETINPANGEVLATVQAAGREDVERAVESAQRGQKIWGAMTAMERSRILRRAVDILRERNDELAKLETLDTGKAYSETSTVDIVTGADVLEYYAGLIPALEGSQIPLRDTSFVYTRREPLGVVAGIGAWNYPIQIALWKSAPALAAGNAMIFKPSEVTPLTALKLAEIYTEAGLPDGVFNVLPGVGAETGQFLTEHPGIAKVSFTGGVASGKKVMANSAASSLKEVTMELGGKSPLVIFDDADLDLAADIAMMANFFSSGQVCTNGTRVFVPAKFKAAFEQKIVERVARIRAGDLFDERTNFGPLVSFPHRENVLRYIAKGKEEGARVLCGGDVLKGEGFDNGAWVAPTVFTDCTDEMTIVREEIFGPVMSILTYETDEEVIRRANDTDYGLAAGIVTADLNRAHSAIHQLEAGICWINTWGESAAEMPVGGYKHSGIGRENGVMTLQSYTQVKSIQVEMGKFQSIF
- the entD gene encoding enterobactin synthase subunit EntD — encoded protein: MRTTHSTFRLAGTTVHQITFDPTTFTDADLLWLPHHNALAHAAPKRKAEHLAGRLAAAHALREYGFTAIPAIGSNGEPLWPDGMTGSISHTASRALAVVTPHGLTGIDGEIILADDEAVEIKDGIIGPAEDTLLRHTGLPFAQALTLTFSAKESLFKALFSQVNAMMGFDCARVTALDENTLTLALTRPLAGFSQDDAFTLFWLRDGNTQITLLPPFPAASHKSSSRR
- a CDS encoding cold-shock protein, producing MNGTITTWFKDKGFGFIKDENGDNRYFHVIKVANPDLIKKDAAVTFEPTTNNKGLSAYAVKVIPESKHLYIAGERVKLTSIKSFVVFSEEEPADTGIDKENAVLSVGLLMNNIKPKSDKKPGEMRTVKKLAITTFQNTTMIFTEDEIDIDATVKLLK
- a CDS encoding GNAT family N-acetyltransferase produces the protein MPELNQHGQTVNDIVPDWKCARALTRTPLVGQYCRLEPLDAERHAADLYEAYALGDDSDWTWLVSTQPVSVEDTAEWVLGKVLDDELVPYAVIDLRTGQAVGLVSYMAIERMQGSVEIGHVTWSRKMKGSRLGTETVWLLLRNAFEHGYRRLEWKCDSMNTASRNAAERLGFVWEGRLRQKLVRKGRNRDSDMLSIIDGEWPQRDAELRAWLAEANFDGEGRQRKKLEAFRL
- the betT gene encoding choline BCCT transporter BetT, yielding MTDLSQDREKDKINPVVFYTSAGLILLFSLMTIFFSDFSAEWIGRTLNWVSKTFGWYYLLAATLYIVFVVCIACSRFGSVKLGPEQSKPEFSLLSWAAMLFAAGIGIDLMFFSVAEPVTQYMQPPEGAGQTMEAARQAMVWTLFHYGLTGWSMYALMGMALGYFSYRYNLPLTIRSALYPIFGKKINGPIGHTVDIAAVIGTIFGIATTLGIGVVQLNYGLSVLFDIPDSMAAKAALIALSVIIATISVTSGVDKGIRVLSELNVALALGLILFVLFMGDTSFLLNALVLNVGDYVNRFMGMTLNSFAFDRPVEWMNNWTLFFWAWWVAWSPFVGLFLARISRGRTIRQFVMGTLIIPFTFTLLWLSVFGNSALHEIIHGNATFAQEAMVHPERGFYSLLAQYPAFTFSASVATITGLLFYVTSADSGALVLGNFTSKLKDINSDAPNWLRIFWSVAIGLLTLGMLMTNGISALQNTTVIMGLPFSFVIFFVMAGLYKSLKVEDYRRVSASRDTAPRPMGAQDRLSWKKRLSRLMNYPGTRYTKQMMETVCFPAMEEVAQELKLRGAYVELKNLPPDDGETLGHLDLLVHMGDEQNFVYQIWPQQYSVPGFTYRARSGKSTYYRLETFLLEGSQGNDLMDYSKEQVITDILDQYERHLNFIHLHREAPGNSVMFPDV